The Fodinibius saliphilus genome has a segment encoding these proteins:
- a CDS encoding 2-isopropylmalate synthase produces the protein MNNHIEIFDTTLRDGEQSPGFSMNQEEKLRLAHQLERMQVDVIEAGFPIASDGDYETVREISKHINKSTVAALCRTRHKDIDRAAAALEPAAKPRIHTFIATSDIHMKYKLKKERDEVLESAVSAVEHATQYCDEVEFSAEDASRSDTEFLYQIFEEVINAGATVINVPDTVGYAMPWEYGNLIKSIKENVPNIEQATLSVHCHNDLGVAVANSLMAIRNGADQVECTINGIGERAGNASLEEIVMAIATRDDDRHTGIVSEELVPSSKLLSGITGHNVQPNKAIVGDNAFAHEAGIHQHGVLNNPMTYEIMTPESVGLESNKIVLGKHSGRFALNKKLQKMGYELEKDELNRVYFKFTQVADEKKKVKESDILDLIVDTLSQQPIDGDPKMAR, from the coding sequence ATGAACAACCACATTGAAATTTTTGACACTACGCTTCGTGACGGCGAACAATCTCCGGGGTTCAGCATGAACCAGGAAGAAAAGCTGCGCCTTGCTCATCAGCTTGAACGTATGCAGGTTGATGTCATTGAAGCCGGCTTTCCTATCGCTTCGGATGGAGATTATGAGACCGTTCGCGAAATTAGCAAGCATATCAACAAAAGCACTGTGGCGGCCTTGTGCCGTACCAGACATAAAGATATCGACCGAGCTGCAGCTGCCCTCGAACCGGCAGCGAAGCCACGCATCCACACTTTTATTGCTACTTCTGATATCCACATGAAGTATAAACTCAAGAAGGAGCGAGACGAAGTGTTGGAGTCGGCTGTTAGTGCTGTAGAACATGCCACCCAATATTGTGACGAGGTAGAATTTTCTGCCGAGGACGCCTCCCGAAGTGATACCGAGTTTCTATACCAAATTTTTGAAGAAGTTATTAACGCCGGGGCAACAGTAATTAACGTGCCCGATACCGTGGGATACGCTATGCCCTGGGAGTACGGAAATCTTATTAAAAGTATTAAAGAAAATGTCCCCAATATTGAACAGGCGACCCTTAGCGTGCACTGCCATAATGATTTGGGAGTAGCAGTTGCCAACTCACTGATGGCCATCCGAAATGGCGCAGACCAAGTTGAATGTACCATTAATGGTATTGGTGAACGTGCCGGCAATGCATCATTAGAAGAAATTGTGATGGCTATTGCCACGCGTGATGACGACCGACATACGGGGATTGTTAGCGAAGAACTGGTGCCATCCAGCAAACTATTATCTGGAATTACCGGGCATAACGTTCAGCCCAATAAAGCCATTGTGGGCGATAATGCTTTTGCACATGAGGCAGGCATTCACCAGCATGGAGTACTGAATAACCCTATGACGTACGAAATTATGACTCCAGAATCAGTGGGCCTTGAAAGCAATAAAATTGTGCTGGGCAAACATTCCGGTCGCTTTGCACTTAATAAAAAGCTTCAAAAAATGGGATATGAACTCGAAAAGGATGAGTTAAATCGGGTTTATTTCAAATTCACACAAGTGGCCGATGAGAAGAAAAAAGTTAAAGAAAGTGACATCCTTGACCTTATTGTAGATACGCTTTCTCAACAACCAATTGATGGCGACCCGAAAATGGCAAGATAA
- a CDS encoding 3-isopropylmalate dehydratase: MSKQKITGKAFVLGRNIDTDQIIPAEHLVYSLDDPEERKFYGRYALSGVPDEQSGLPKGNIPLVEEDAFESDFNIIVGGPNFGCGSSREHAPASLDIAGVEAIIAPTFARIFYRNSVDGGFVIPYESLENLSQEVETGDKLEIDPERQTVTNTTQNKSYNIRPLGSVADIVNAGGIFEFARKEGMIDVKN, translated from the coding sequence ATGAGTAAACAAAAAATTACAGGAAAAGCTTTTGTGCTCGGCAGAAATATTGATACCGACCAGATTATACCGGCTGAGCACCTTGTCTACAGTCTCGACGATCCCGAAGAACGAAAATTTTACGGTCGCTATGCCCTCTCGGGGGTGCCGGATGAGCAGTCCGGATTACCAAAAGGCAATATCCCACTTGTGGAAGAAGATGCCTTTGAAAGTGACTTCAATATTATTGTAGGCGGACCTAATTTCGGCTGCGGATCTTCACGAGAACACGCTCCGGCCTCACTCGATATTGCCGGTGTGGAAGCGATCATTGCCCCTACTTTTGCACGTATCTTTTATCGCAATTCGGTAGATGGCGGCTTTGTAATCCCCTACGAAAGCCTGGAAAACCTCAGCCAAGAGGTTGAAACCGGGGATAAGCTGGAGATCGATCCGGAGAGACAGACAGTAACAAATACTACACAAAATAAAAGCTATAACATACGTCCACTGGGCAGTGTCGCGGATATCGTAAACGCCGGTGGCATCTTTGAATTTGCACGTAAAGAGGGAATGATCGATGTCAAAAACTAA
- a CDS encoding class I SAM-dependent methyltransferase: METIRQQESTKEKKHQVGYFERLSTHVQDLRDTPPDLFEDVSYIDWSALSWDQVNRPYKVDKWAEGKKLWEQEHGERMPVKKGWAHFNRSFHQLFQKDVPKEKQATRSKIWQSLLSMDVHGAGEAIEELVQLLVWNKVHRVEDAIWDPRGKRALFEDLDVEKPEVLFLGAADGYEAMQLLAQYPGGHAVLVDYDEFCKTDRFGKFPARYPFLGNNPATGNHKVYYREDMNIDFVVEDIRNLKYGKEFDIVVSIGLIEHFPDEYKHEAFEMHRRFLKPGGYAILTTPRSQLRSKAFYTVMSDYMNYGYRELMDIRQMGLYAWGNGFNILRAGYIKAHNGLICKVR, translated from the coding sequence ATGGAAACCATCCGCCAGCAAGAATCTACAAAAGAGAAGAAACACCAGGTAGGCTATTTTGAACGCCTTTCCACCCATGTCCAAGACTTGCGTGATACTCCTCCTGACCTCTTTGAAGATGTCAGTTATATCGACTGGAGCGCCCTTTCATGGGATCAGGTAAACCGCCCCTATAAAGTGGATAAATGGGCCGAGGGCAAAAAACTCTGGGAGCAAGAACATGGCGAACGGATGCCGGTCAAAAAAGGCTGGGCACACTTCAATCGCTCTTTCCACCAGCTATTTCAGAAAGATGTGCCCAAAGAAAAACAGGCAACCCGCTCTAAAATTTGGCAATCTCTCCTTTCTATGGATGTCCACGGTGCCGGCGAGGCCATTGAAGAGCTCGTTCAGCTGTTGGTTTGGAACAAGGTACACCGCGTAGAAGATGCCATCTGGGATCCCCGCGGAAAAAGAGCCCTCTTTGAGGATCTGGATGTAGAAAAGCCAGAGGTGCTGTTCCTCGGGGCTGCCGACGGCTACGAGGCCATGCAGCTACTGGCTCAGTATCCCGGCGGACATGCCGTACTTGTTGATTATGACGAATTCTGTAAAACCGATCGCTTCGGCAAATTTCCGGCCCGCTATCCTTTCCTGGGCAATAATCCCGCTACGGGAAATCATAAAGTCTATTACCGCGAGGATATGAATATCGATTTTGTGGTTGAAGATATTCGGAACCTTAAATACGGCAAAGAGTTCGACATCGTCGTCAGTATTGGGCTTATCGAACATTTCCCCGACGAGTATAAGCATGAGGCTTTTGAGATGCACCGCCGATTCCTGAAACCGGGAGGCTATGCCATCCTCACAACCCCGCGAAGCCAGCTGCGAAGTAAAGCTTTTTATACCGTAATGAGTGACTACATGAATTACGGCTACCGCGAGCTGATGGATATCCGTCAGATGGGACTATATGCCTGGGGAAACGGCTTCAACATTCTTCGCGCCGGTTATATCAAAGCCCATAACGGACTTATTTGTAAGGTGAGGTGA
- a CDS encoding 3-isopropylmalate dehydratase large subunit — protein sequence MGMTLTEKILAKHSGASSVEPGESVWVDVDVLMTHDVCGPPSISIFRDQFGEDARVWDKDKLVIIPDHYIFTNDKYANRNVDILRAFAADQDLPHFYDVGSESYKGVCHIALPEEGFTRPGEVLFGTDSHTCTAGAFGQFATGIGNTDAAFIMGTGQLWVKVPETMRFEFNGTSMPPYLMAKDIILKIIGDIGVDGATYRTMEFGGPGISCMSMEDRMTLTNMVIEAGGKNGVVEPDTKTEAYVRERTNKDFEAVYSDPDAEYHSTYQYNLEEMVPMVAKPHSPDNKATAIELEGTKLDRAYIGSCTGGKLSDFKAAAEIITGHDLKIDTYVVPATTEIARGLKTETLNGRPLIEIFKEAGCKIGNASCAACLGGPSDTFGRLNNQEVCISTTNRNYPGRMGSKDSAVYLASPYTVAASAVTGKITDPRVFIQETVI from the coding sequence ATGGGAATGACTCTTACAGAGAAAATCTTAGCAAAACACAGCGGCGCCTCATCCGTGGAACCAGGCGAAAGCGTCTGGGTAGATGTTGATGTGCTTATGACACATGACGTTTGCGGACCGCCCTCAATCTCCATTTTTAGGGATCAATTTGGGGAAGATGCCCGTGTATGGGACAAGGATAAGCTCGTTATTATACCCGATCACTATATCTTCACCAACGATAAATATGCCAATCGCAATGTGGATATTCTCCGTGCTTTTGCCGCCGACCAAGACCTGCCGCACTTTTATGATGTCGGATCGGAAAGCTATAAAGGCGTCTGCCATATCGCCCTGCCCGAGGAAGGATTTACACGACCGGGTGAAGTGCTCTTTGGCACAGATTCTCACACCTGCACAGCGGGAGCTTTTGGTCAGTTTGCCACCGGCATCGGCAATACGGATGCCGCTTTCATTATGGGAACCGGCCAACTTTGGGTAAAAGTGCCCGAAACTATGCGCTTCGAATTCAACGGCACCTCCATGCCGCCCTACCTGATGGCCAAAGATATCATCCTCAAAATTATTGGGGATATCGGTGTTGACGGTGCTACCTATCGTACAATGGAATTTGGCGGGCCGGGTATCAGCTGCATGAGCATGGAAGACCGGATGACGCTGACCAATATGGTTATTGAAGCCGGCGGAAAGAATGGCGTGGTAGAACCCGATACCAAGACAGAAGCCTATGTACGGGAACGCACCAATAAAGATTTTGAGGCGGTCTACAGTGACCCGGATGCCGAATACCACAGTACTTATCAATATAATCTCGAAGAGATGGTCCCGATGGTAGCTAAACCACACAGTCCCGACAATAAAGCAACGGCTATTGAGCTGGAAGGCACTAAACTGGACCGTGCCTATATCGGCTCGTGCACCGGCGGCAAGCTTTCTGATTTTAAAGCGGCCGCAGAAATCATTACGGGACACGATCTCAAGATCGATACCTATGTCGTTCCTGCTACTACCGAAATTGCCCGGGGTTTGAAAACAGAAACCCTCAATGGGCGTCCACTTATTGAAATATTTAAGGAAGCTGGCTGTAAAATCGGGAATGCATCCTGTGCGGCCTGTCTGGGCGGTCCTTCAGATACTTTTGGCCGCCTGAATAACCAAGAGGTCTGTATTTCTACGACCAACCGTAATTACCCGGGACGTATGGGTTCTAAAGATTCGGCCGTATACCTGGCTTCTCCCTATACCGTAGCTGCTTCGGCCGTCACGGGCAAAATCACAGACCCTCGCGTCTTCATCCAAGAAACAGTCATTTAG
- a CDS encoding phosphoadenylyl-sulfate reductase, which produces MDFSKNELTSNEELSNELLRGLNTQFGLAGPDDVLLWGYDTFGTDMVLGTGFGPSGMFLIYRLWELGIEIPIFFLDTHLLFDETYGLKDKVEERFDIRITRVSTRLSLDEQAEEYDEKLWNKDPNKCCYLRKVLPLQNYLSDKKAWITGVRRSQSETRKNTQYVEWDPDNEVVKLNPLASYTTEEVWNYIRSKKLPYNPLHDEGYPSIGCIPCTEAVEQTASDERAGRWNGSEKTECGIHLSTQK; this is translated from the coding sequence ATGGATTTCTCAAAAAACGAACTCACTTCCAATGAAGAGTTATCAAATGAATTACTTCGTGGCCTTAATACCCAGTTTGGATTGGCGGGCCCCGATGATGTTTTGCTTTGGGGATATGATACATTTGGCACGGATATGGTTTTGGGTACGGGGTTTGGGCCTTCCGGGATGTTTCTCATTTACCGACTTTGGGAGCTCGGTATTGAAATACCCATTTTCTTTCTGGATACCCACCTTCTTTTTGATGAGACTTATGGCCTAAAAGATAAGGTGGAGGAGCGTTTCGATATCCGGATAACCAGGGTGTCAACGCGGTTATCGCTGGATGAGCAGGCAGAAGAGTATGACGAAAAACTCTGGAATAAAGATCCCAATAAGTGTTGTTACCTCAGGAAAGTGTTGCCACTGCAAAATTACTTGTCGGATAAAAAAGCGTGGATTACCGGTGTTCGTCGCAGTCAGTCCGAAACCCGTAAAAATACACAGTACGTAGAGTGGGATCCCGATAATGAGGTAGTAAAATTAAATCCACTAGCAAGTTATACTACCGAAGAGGTATGGAACTATATCCGTAGTAAGAAATTGCCCTATAACCCTCTGCATGATGAAGGCTACCCCAGTATAGGCTGTATACCTTGTACCGAGGCAGTAGAACAAACGGCCAGTGATGAAAGGGCCGGTCGCTGGAATGGCAGTGAAAAAACTGAATGTGGGATTCATCTTTCTACACAGAAATAA
- the fdxA gene encoding ferredoxin FdxA: MAYVVTEPCINCKYTHCASVCPVDAFREGPNFLVIDPFECIDCDACVPECPVEAIYPDDEVPLEWEHYIDLNDQLSEQWIDHHITETSEPMAEADKWADKEDKEELLQEEWG, encoded by the coding sequence ATGGCATATGTAGTAACAGAACCGTGCATTAATTGTAAATATACGCACTGCGCTTCGGTTTGTCCGGTAGATGCATTTCGTGAAGGTCCTAACTTTTTAGTGATTGATCCTTTTGAATGTATCGATTGTGATGCCTGTGTACCCGAATGTCCGGTAGAGGCGATCTATCCTGATGATGAAGTGCCACTGGAATGGGAGCATTATATCGACCTTAACGACCAACTCTCGGAACAGTGGATCGATCATCATATTACTGAAACCTCAGAACCAATGGCCGAGGCGGATAAATGGGCAGACAAAGAAGATAAAGAAGAGCTTTTGCAGGAGGAGTGGGGTTAA
- a CDS encoding precorrin-2 dehydrogenase/sirohydrochlorin ferrochelatase family protein, with product METFPIYLRRLNERKTVLIGGNDEAEHKAEQLLDRNAKLTVISPRLTKKMLWWAIQNRFKWIRRTYEQGDLEDAFMAIVADYEGDTNKKVYQEGRERNILVNVMDDIPHANFAFGSIVKQGPLTISISTSGAAPALSVRLRQRFEKEFGPEYGAFLEFMQKLRKPMARHHDSFETRRRLWYELIDSEVLTYFRNGKLEKAYDRTAEIIGEKLVEEVLNIKKVAR from the coding sequence ATGGAAACGTTTCCGATTTATTTGCGACGTTTAAACGAACGAAAAACAGTGTTAATAGGAGGTAATGACGAGGCTGAACATAAGGCCGAGCAACTGCTGGATCGTAATGCAAAACTTACGGTGATTAGTCCGCGTTTAACAAAGAAGATGCTTTGGTGGGCCATACAAAATCGATTTAAATGGATCCGCAGAACGTATGAGCAGGGCGACCTGGAAGACGCTTTTATGGCTATAGTAGCTGACTATGAGGGGGATACGAACAAAAAGGTATACCAAGAGGGGCGAGAACGTAATATACTGGTAAACGTTATGGATGATATTCCTCACGCTAATTTTGCTTTTGGTTCTATCGTAAAGCAGGGGCCATTAACAATTTCTATTTCAACCAGCGGCGCGGCGCCGGCTTTGTCGGTGCGGCTTCGCCAGCGGTTTGAAAAAGAATTCGGCCCGGAATATGGAGCATTTCTGGAGTTTATGCAGAAGCTCCGTAAACCAATGGCACGTCACCATGATAGTTTCGAAACTAGGCGAAGGCTATGGTATGAGCTTATTGATTCTGAAGTGTTGACCTATTTTCGGAATGGAAAACTGGAAAAAGCTTATGATCGAACTGCTGAAATTATTGGCGAAAAACTTGTAGAAGAAGTTCTCAACATCAAAAAGGTCGCTCGTTAA
- the cobA gene encoding uroporphyrinogen-III C-methyltransferase, with the protein MSIQSLTLYGKVYLVGAGPGDPDLITVKGSEVLQKADAVVYDRLANPALLSQTSEKAEQIYVGKRPGKPSVSQEQINQIIVTKAKEGKVVARLKGGDSFVFGRGGEECEALRAEHISFEVVPGISSALAAPAFAGIPLTQRKIARSFTVVTGHTIHNTDTFAGWNYYVHADTLVILMGMGRLPQIANQLIGHGRSADTPVAVIEKATYQSQKVITATLSNIAEEAKKLSPPGTIVIGELAAKSKQLAWFTPEKKVGISVSNTNRRTQVVG; encoded by the coding sequence ATGAGTATTCAATCATTAACCTTATACGGGAAAGTATATCTCGTAGGTGCGGGGCCGGGTGATCCCGATTTAATAACAGTAAAAGGATCTGAGGTGTTACAAAAGGCCGATGCTGTTGTCTATGATCGATTAGCAAATCCTGCGCTACTATCCCAAACATCGGAGAAGGCAGAACAGATATATGTGGGAAAACGTCCTGGGAAACCCTCTGTGTCTCAAGAACAGATAAATCAAATTATAGTTACAAAAGCCAAAGAAGGAAAAGTTGTTGCCCGGCTTAAAGGAGGAGACTCGTTCGTTTTTGGCCGGGGAGGAGAAGAATGTGAAGCGCTTCGTGCAGAGCATATCTCTTTCGAAGTAGTACCCGGTATAAGTAGTGCTCTTGCAGCTCCTGCTTTTGCGGGTATTCCATTAACGCAACGTAAAATAGCACGTTCATTTACGGTGGTAACTGGCCATACTATTCACAATACCGATACATTTGCGGGATGGAATTACTACGTGCATGCTGATACGCTGGTGATTCTTATGGGGATGGGACGCTTGCCCCAAATAGCCAATCAGCTAATTGGGCACGGTCGTAGTGCTGATACGCCGGTTGCAGTAATAGAAAAGGCTACCTATCAGTCACAGAAGGTAATAACAGCAACACTCAGTAATATTGCTGAAGAGGCGAAGAAGTTATCCCCTCCCGGTACGATTGTAATCGGGGAATTGGCGGCCAAAAGTAAACAGCTTGCCTGGTTTACCCCTGAAAAAAAAGTTGGTATTTCAGTGTCAAATACTAATAGAAGGACGCAAGTAGTGGGATAA
- the ilvC gene encoding ketol-acid reductoisomerase, translated as MKAKTYYNDDANLDHLNEKTVAILGYGSQGHAHALNLKDSGVEVVVGLREGSSSRAEAEKEGLEVVKPAEAAKRGDIVMVLIPDQYQGDVYKNAIEPNLEEGNALAFAHGFNVHFGQIEPKEEVDVFMIAPKSPGHLVRRVYKKGSGVPCLVAVEQDYSGTAKDTALAYAKAIGGTRAGVIETTFKEETETDLFGEQAILCGGVSEMVKQGFEVLTEAGYQPEIAYFECLHELKLIVDLMYEGGIERMYYSVSDTAEYGGLTRGADVVDEVNKERMKDVLKQVQEGTFADEWMEENKAGIPKLKQLRAKLGDHQIEKVGKQLRSMMNWIDETEDEVVEAAE; from the coding sequence ATGAAAGCAAAAACTTATTATAACGACGACGCAAACCTGGATCACTTAAACGAAAAAACCGTAGCTATTCTTGGTTATGGCAGCCAAGGTCATGCCCACGCTCTCAACCTGAAAGACAGCGGTGTTGAGGTAGTCGTGGGGCTTCGGGAAGGAAGTTCATCCCGGGCCGAAGCTGAAAAAGAAGGCCTGGAAGTAGTAAAACCTGCCGAGGCCGCCAAGCGCGGGGATATTGTGATGGTACTTATTCCGGACCAATACCAGGGTGATGTTTATAAAAATGCTATTGAACCCAACCTGGAGGAGGGCAACGCCCTGGCTTTTGCCCACGGCTTTAACGTCCACTTTGGACAGATTGAACCCAAAGAAGAGGTCGATGTATTTATGATTGCGCCCAAAAGTCCGGGCCACCTGGTACGACGCGTTTACAAAAAGGGATCGGGTGTCCCCTGCTTGGTTGCCGTTGAACAAGATTATTCCGGTACGGCAAAAGACACGGCCTTGGCCTATGCCAAAGCGATTGGTGGCACCCGCGCCGGCGTCATTGAAACCACCTTCAAAGAGGAGACCGAAACGGACCTCTTCGGGGAACAGGCCATCCTTTGCGGAGGCGTATCGGAGATGGTAAAACAGGGTTTTGAAGTGCTGACCGAAGCTGGATATCAGCCCGAGATCGCCTACTTCGAATGCCTCCACGAGCTCAAGCTCATTGTGGATCTGATGTACGAAGGCGGCATTGAACGCATGTATTATTCGGTAAGCGATACGGCAGAATACGGCGGACTTACCCGCGGGGCTGATGTGGTTGATGAAGTCAACAAGGAACGTATGAAAGACGTACTTAAGCAAGTACAGGAAGGCACTTTCGCCGATGAATGGATGGAAGAAAATAAGGCCGGCATCCCCAAGCTAAAGCAGCTGCGGGCTAAGCTGGGCGACCACCAGATCGAGAAGGTAGGAAAGCAGCTGCGCTCTATGATGAACTGGATAGATGAAACGGAAGATGAAGTTGTAGAGGCTGCTGAATAA
- the leuB gene encoding 3-isopropylmalate dehydrogenase, with protein MSKTKEIVVLPGDGIGPEVTKEAVNILQTVCKRHGYKLKTRTFPIGGASIDRFGRPLTDETLDACKNSPAILLGAVGGAKWNDQPKDKRPEAALLGLRKELDLFANLRPIRTYASLLHSSPLKKEIIRDVDIMIVRELTGGIYFGRPRYIEQTESDERAVDTKVYTTEEIKRIAHVAFETATIRHRKVTSVDKANVLDSSRLWRQTVMESAKQWPEVGLDHMLVDNAAMQLVRNPGQFDVIVTGNMFGDILSDEASMITGSLGMLPSASLGEEYAMYEPIHGSAPDIAGRHIANPLATIASVAMMCRHSLDMPDAAREIELAIETTLEDGFRTADIYSDPANEYEVSTSEMGSAVVKHLNPNLQPGTFL; from the coding sequence ATGTCAAAAACTAAAGAAATTGTTGTTTTACCGGGCGATGGTATCGGACCGGAAGTCACAAAAGAAGCTGTTAATATCTTGCAAACCGTGTGCAAACGACACGGCTATAAACTGAAAACCCGAACGTTTCCAATCGGCGGTGCCAGTATAGACCGCTTTGGCCGGCCACTTACCGATGAAACGCTGGACGCTTGTAAGAACAGCCCGGCTATATTGCTGGGCGCTGTTGGGGGAGCTAAATGGAATGATCAGCCCAAGGATAAACGTCCCGAGGCTGCCCTCCTTGGACTGCGCAAAGAACTCGACCTGTTTGCAAACTTGCGCCCTATTCGCACATACGCTTCACTCCTGCATTCTTCCCCTTTAAAAAAGGAGATTATTCGCGATGTCGACATTATGATCGTACGCGAGCTAACAGGCGGCATCTATTTTGGGCGTCCCCGCTATATTGAACAAACCGAGTCGGACGAACGCGCCGTAGACACCAAGGTCTATACTACCGAAGAGATTAAGCGTATTGCTCATGTGGCCTTCGAAACGGCAACCATCCGTCACCGTAAGGTCACCTCAGTGGATAAGGCTAATGTATTGGATAGCTCACGACTGTGGCGACAAACCGTTATGGAATCGGCCAAGCAGTGGCCTGAAGTAGGGCTGGACCATATGCTGGTAGATAACGCGGCTATGCAATTGGTCCGCAACCCGGGGCAGTTTGACGTAATTGTAACAGGGAATATGTTTGGGGATATCCTGAGCGATGAAGCTTCTATGATTACGGGCTCTCTGGGAATGCTGCCCTCGGCCAGCCTGGGTGAGGAGTATGCGATGTATGAACCTATCCACGGGTCTGCCCCTGATATTGCCGGACGACATATCGCAAACCCGCTGGCCACGATCGCTTCTGTGGCGATGATGTGCCGCCACTCTTTGGATATGCCGGATGCAGCCCGTGAAATTGAACTAGCTATTGAAACGACTCTTGAAGATGGGTTCCGTACGGCGGATATCTATTCCGATCCGGCGAATGAGTATGAAGTGAGTACTTCAGAGATGGGCAGTGCCGTAGTAAAACATCTTAACCCTAACTTACAACCGGGTACGTTTTTGTAA
- the cimA gene encoding citramalate synthase, whose protein sequence is MDRTIHLFDTTLRDGTQGEKVAFSAKDKLRIAQRLDAFGIDYIEGGWPGSNPKDMQFFELARNHSFNHAKIVAFGSTCRANNSPEEDHNIQMLIDAGTPAVSIFGKSWLLHVEEALKIDTLENIRMIHDSVRYLKEHGKEVIYDAEHFFDGYKTNPEYALSTIKSAESAGADTLVLCDTNGGTLPNEVRKIVEEVKEHVDTPLGIHAHNDCELAVANTLAAVNSGCVHLQGTVNGYGERCGNANLCSVIPNLQLKQEYRCVPEEKISELSSLSRFVSEVANLNPNHRQPYVGQSAFAHKGGIHVSAVMKNADTYEHVAPESVGNRRRVLVSDLSGKSNIRYKSDQLGIDLDKESEEIPAIVDKLKHLENDGYQFEAAEASLELLVQKMKKQWEDYFTLEGFRIIVEKNISGDSRTEATIRLTVNGQMEHCAAEGSGPVHALDKALRKAVHRFYPGIADMHLQDYKVRVLDHKDGTDAKVRVLIDSVKNDKSWTTVGVSRNIIDASWEALSDSFNYYLANQHEQTHNKKAI, encoded by the coding sequence ATGGACCGGACGATCCACCTATTTGATACTACCCTGCGTGACGGCACGCAGGGCGAAAAAGTTGCTTTCTCGGCTAAGGACAAGCTGCGTATTGCACAACGGCTCGACGCCTTTGGTATTGATTATATCGAAGGCGGCTGGCCAGGGTCTAACCCTAAGGATATGCAGTTTTTTGAGCTGGCGCGTAACCACTCATTCAACCATGCCAAGATTGTGGCATTCGGGAGTACTTGTCGCGCTAATAACAGCCCGGAAGAAGATCACAATATCCAGATGCTCATTGATGCGGGCACGCCTGCTGTTTCTATTTTCGGAAAAAGCTGGCTGCTCCATGTTGAAGAGGCATTGAAGATTGATACCCTTGAAAACATCCGCATGATCCATGATTCGGTGCGATATCTCAAAGAGCATGGCAAAGAAGTAATCTATGATGCTGAACACTTTTTCGATGGATACAAAACAAACCCCGAATACGCATTATCCACCATTAAGTCTGCAGAGTCGGCCGGTGCTGATACGCTGGTGCTTTGCGATACCAACGGCGGCACGCTGCCCAACGAAGTCAGGAAGATTGTCGAAGAGGTAAAAGAACATGTGGATACCCCGCTCGGTATCCATGCCCATAACGATTGCGAGCTGGCAGTGGCCAATACACTTGCAGCAGTAAATTCGGGATGTGTGCACCTGCAGGGAACCGTCAACGGCTATGGGGAACGATGTGGAAATGCGAATCTCTGTTCAGTCATCCCCAACCTGCAACTCAAACAAGAGTACCGGTGCGTGCCAGAAGAAAAAATATCCGAACTTTCTTCGCTCTCCCGCTTTGTCAGTGAGGTAGCAAACCTCAATCCCAATCATCGTCAGCCGTATGTGGGACAAAGCGCCTTTGCCCATAAAGGCGGCATCCATGTTAGTGCGGTGATGAAAAATGCGGATACGTATGAGCATGTAGCTCCTGAAAGCGTGGGGAATCGCCGCCGTGTGCTGGTGTCCGACCTTTCAGGTAAAAGTAATATCCGCTACAAATCCGATCAGCTGGGCATCGACCTCGACAAAGAAAGTGAGGAAATTCCCGCTATCGTAGACAAACTTAAGCACTTGGAAAATGATGGGTACCAGTTTGAGGCGGCCGAAGCCTCCCTGGAACTGTTAGTGCAGAAAATGAAAAAACAGTGGGAAGATTACTTCACACTCGAAGGCTTCCGCATCATCGTAGAAAAGAATATTTCAGGTGATTCCAGAACCGAGGCGACAATCCGCCTTACTGTGAACGGGCAGATGGAACATTGTGCCGCCGAAGGAAGCGGACCTGTTCACGCCCTCGACAAAGCATTGCGAAAAGCAGTTCACCGGTTCTATCCCGGCATTGCTGATATGCACCTGCAGGATTACAAAGTGCGGGTGCTCGACCACAAAGACGGTACCGACGCCAAAGTGCGCGTACTCATCGACTCGGTAAAAAATGACAAATCATGGACTACCGTGGGCGTCTCTCGTAATATCATTGATGCCAGCTGGGAAGCCCTCTCAGACAGTTTTAACTACTATTTAGCGAATCAACACGAACAAACTCACAACAAAAAAGCCATATAA